The following coding sequences are from one Roseburia hominis A2-183 window:
- a CDS encoding ABC transporter permease, with protein sequence MKPKELLRLVWINITQNKFKVIMTSIGIIVGAATIVMVIAIGKGGQADVADQFKNLNAGAVDISYDGGTDFGGGGSSDDSDSDMAMMAPGGGGGFGGGFGGAPSGDMGGGSSSGGEAPGGSPGGEMPSGDGGGMPDMGSFFGGQSDMEDRMNQENITLSEDDVDDIETFASGISAATISYTTKSSVDGGDLDEADTYTIAGVKSNYETISNLSLAVGSFITDDDDENKEKVCVLGASVAEEIFGSAIEAYGSVIYIDDRLYVVNGVLESMGTVASGISPDDSIFIPYATGVKYLVGSSVSPTITVLAADVNNVGGVIEEVTEVLATSYPNAEFTFEDAGSKMEAAEASNQILTMLLIAMAAIVFVVGGIGIMNVLFVSVKERTNEIGILKAIGCSKRDILLEFLAEAAAISLIGGMLGNLASLAVAPIVQYLGVRVELSALAFLIALMFAVGTGTIFGFYPAYKASNLVPVEALGAE encoded by the coding sequence ATGAAGCCAAAAGAATTATTGAGACTGGTCTGGATCAATATCACACAGAACAAATTTAAGGTGATCATGACCTCGATCGGCATTATCGTTGGTGCGGCCACCATCGTGATGGTCATTGCCATTGGTAAAGGCGGTCAGGCGGACGTGGCAGACCAGTTTAAAAACTTAAATGCCGGTGCGGTGGACATTTCCTATGACGGCGGGACAGATTTTGGCGGCGGAGGAAGCAGCGATGATTCGGATTCCGACATGGCAATGATGGCGCCGGGTGGCGGCGGAGGCTTTGGCGGAGGTTTTGGCGGAGCACCCTCCGGCGATATGGGAGGCGGTTCCTCATCGGGAGGCGAGGCGCCGGGCGGATCACCGGGGGGAGAGATGCCTTCCGGTGACGGCGGCGGTATGCCGGATATGGGAAGTTTTTTCGGCGGACAGAGCGATATGGAAGACCGCATGAATCAGGAAAATATCACGCTGAGCGAGGATGATGTGGATGACATCGAAACATTTGCGTCCGGCATCTCGGCAGCGACCATTTCCTACACCACAAAATCCAGTGTGGATGGCGGAGATCTCGATGAAGCCGATACCTATACCATCGCAGGAGTGAAAAGTAACTACGAGACGATCAGCAACCTCTCCCTCGCGGTCGGAAGCTTTATCACCGACGATGATGATGAGAACAAAGAAAAAGTCTGCGTGCTCGGCGCAAGCGTTGCCGAAGAGATTTTCGGCAGTGCCATTGAGGCATACGGAAGCGTGATCTATATCGACGACCGGCTTTATGTGGTAAACGGTGTGCTGGAAAGCATGGGAACGGTCGCGTCCGGTATCAGCCCGGATGATTCCATTTTTATCCCTTATGCGACCGGTGTGAAATATCTGGTCGGATCATCGGTCAGCCCGACGATCACGGTGCTGGCGGCAGATGTGAATAATGTAGGAGGCGTGATCGAGGAAGTGACAGAAGTGCTTGCCACCAGTTACCCGAACGCTGAGTTCACATTTGAGGATGCAGGAAGCAAGATGGAGGCGGCGGAGGCTTCCAACCAGATTCTGACGATGCTTCTCATTGCGATGGCGGCGATCGTCTTCGTGGTCGGTGGAATCGGCATTATGAACGTATTGTTTGTATCTGTAAAAGAGCGGACCAATGAGATCGGTATCTTAAAAGCGATCGGCTGTTCCAAGCGGGACATTCTGCTGGAGTTCCTCGCGGAGGCGGCGGCAATCAGTCTCATCGGTGGTATGCTGGGGAATCTGGCATCGCTGGCTGTGGCGCCGATTGTACAGTACCTCGGCGTCCGTGTGGAACTGTCGGCGTTAGCATTTTTGATTGCGCTTATGTTTGCGGTGGGAACAGGAACGATCTTCGGATTTTATCCGGCTTATAAGGCGTCCAATCTGGTTCCAGTGGAGGCACTTGGCGCGGAATAA
- a CDS encoding ABC transporter ATP-binding protein, whose product MDAVMDMEPAICAVTKAESIENTDVITMRNINKSYRMGTQSLHVLKDVSLTVKQGEYLAILGPSGSGKSTLMNIIGCMDVMDSGNYLLDGVAIEQAKEKELVKIRNQKIGFIFQKYHLIPTYNVLQNIVMPLLMRGMGLAEAQEASMDTIDMLGLSQRIGHKPNELSGGQQQRVAIARALVGKPAILLADEPTGALDVNSGKEVLKLFENLNQMGNTIVMITHDLNVAKHAGRVVRIVDGEIYEN is encoded by the coding sequence ATGGATGCAGTGATGGATATGGAGCCGGCGATCTGCGCGGTCACAAAAGCAGAAAGTATAGAAAATACAGACGTAATCACAATGAGAAATATCAACAAATCATACCGCATGGGAACGCAGTCCCTCCATGTGCTCAAAGATGTGTCGCTGACCGTAAAGCAGGGAGAATATCTTGCCATTTTGGGTCCTTCCGGTTCCGGAAAAAGTACGCTCATGAATATCATCGGGTGCATGGATGTGATGGACAGCGGAAACTATCTGCTGGATGGCGTGGCAATCGAACAGGCGAAAGAAAAGGAACTGGTAAAAATCCGTAATCAGAAAATAGGCTTCATTTTTCAGAAATATCATCTGATTCCGACCTACAACGTGCTGCAGAATATTGTTATGCCGCTTCTGATGCGTGGAATGGGGCTCGCGGAGGCTCAGGAGGCGAGTATGGACACGATTGACATGCTCGGGCTTTCACAGCGTATCGGACATAAGCCCAATGAACTTTCCGGCGGACAGCAGCAGCGTGTAGCCATTGCGCGTGCACTGGTCGGAAAACCTGCCATTCTGCTTGCAGATGAACCGACAGGCGCGCTCGATGTGAACAGCGGAAAAGAGGTATTGAAGCTTTTTGAAAATCTGAATCAGATGGGAAATACCATTGTGATGATTACCCATGATCTGAATGTGGCAAAACATGCGGGTCGTGTGGTAAGAATTGTGGACGGCGAGATCTATGAAAACTGA
- a CDS encoding DNA alkylation repair protein: MTNEQIRDFLEKHAEKQFKDFASSLIPGTDSILGVRLPVLRSLAKQLAKEDWRTYLKEARDDTYEEIMLQGLVIGYVKAEMEELLEYAAAFIPKIHDWSVNDGFCSTFKIVRKHRAEVWDFLMQYRASESEFEQRVVAVMLMDHFLVPEYIDRVLAVYNSLKHEGYYCKMGVAWGIATAYAKFPQETQAFLLENELDDYTYNKAIQKMLESYRVSAEDKEMLRGMKRKVTGRKNAAKPGR; encoded by the coding sequence ATGACAAACGAACAGATACGTGATTTTTTAGAGAAACATGCGGAAAAGCAGTTCAAAGATTTTGCCAGCAGCCTGATTCCGGGGACAGATTCGATTCTGGGAGTGCGGCTTCCGGTGCTGCGCTCGCTGGCGAAGCAGCTCGCAAAGGAAGACTGGAGAACTTATCTCAAGGAGGCACGTGATGACACCTACGAGGAGATTATGCTGCAGGGACTTGTGATTGGCTACGTGAAAGCGGAGATGGAGGAGCTTTTGGAATATGCCGCAGCATTTATTCCGAAAATCCACGACTGGTCAGTCAATGATGGGTTTTGTTCTACATTTAAGATTGTCCGAAAGCACCGGGCAGAGGTGTGGGATTTCCTGATGCAATACCGCGCGTCTGAGAGTGAATTTGAGCAGCGGGTGGTGGCAGTGATGCTGATGGATCATTTTCTGGTGCCTGAATATATCGACCGTGTGCTTGCCGTATATAACAGCCTAAAGCATGAGGGCTATTATTGCAAAATGGGAGTCGCATGGGGAATTGCGACTGCTTATGCAAAATTTCCGCAGGAGACCCAGGCATTTCTGCTGGAAAATGAACTGGATGATTATACCTATAATAAGGCAATTCAGAAAATGCTGGAGTCATATCGTGTAAGTGCGGAAGACAAAGAAATGTTGCGTGGTATGAAGCGGAAAGTGACCGGTAGAAAGAATGCCGCCAAGCCCGGGCGGTAA
- a CDS encoding iron-containing alcohol dehydrogenase translates to MARFTLPRDLYHGKGALEALKDFEGKRAMICVGGGSMKRFGFLDRAKQYLEEAGMEVCLFEGIEPDPSVETVMKGAKAMEEFKPDWIVAMGGGSPIDAAKAMWIKYEYPDITFEDMCKVFGIPKLRKKAHFCAISSTSGTATEVTAFSIITDYEKGIKYPIADFEITPDVAIVDPELAETMPQKLVAHTGMDAMTHAIEAYVSTANCDFTDPLALHAIKMIQRDLVGSYNGDMEKRDSMHNAQCLAGMAFSNALLGIVHSMAHKTGAAFADYGAHIIHGAANAMYLPKVIAFNAKDETAKKRYGEITDFMGLGGDTLDEKVALLITYLRGMNDDLKIPHCIKNYGADSYPTEQGFVPEEVFLERLPEIAANAILDACTGSNPRQPSQEEMEKLLKCCYYDTEVDF, encoded by the coding sequence ATGGCAAGGTTTACGTTACCGCGCGATCTGTATCACGGAAAGGGAGCGCTGGAGGCTTTAAAGGACTTTGAGGGAAAGCGCGCGATGATCTGTGTCGGCGGAGGTTCCATGAAGCGTTTTGGATTTCTGGATCGCGCAAAGCAGTATCTGGAAGAAGCAGGAATGGAAGTCTGTCTGTTTGAGGGAATTGAGCCTGATCCATCGGTGGAGACAGTGATGAAAGGTGCCAAGGCAATGGAAGAATTTAAGCCGGACTGGATCGTGGCGATGGGCGGCGGCTCTCCGATTGATGCGGCAAAGGCAATGTGGATCAAGTATGAATATCCGGACATTACGTTTGAAGATATGTGCAAGGTATTCGGAATTCCGAAGCTCCGCAAAAAAGCACATTTCTGCGCGATCTCTTCCACATCCGGAACGGCGACGGAAGTGACGGCATTTTCCATCATTACGGATTATGAAAAAGGAATCAAATATCCGATTGCAGATTTTGAGATTACGCCAGATGTGGCGATCGTGGATCCTGAGCTTGCAGAGACAATGCCGCAGAAGCTGGTGGCACATACCGGTATGGATGCGATGACGCATGCCATCGAGGCGTATGTTTCCACGGCGAACTGTGATTTTACCGATCCGCTTGCCCTGCATGCGATCAAGATGATCCAGAGAGATCTTGTGGGCTCTTATAACGGAGATATGGAAAAACGTGATTCCATGCACAATGCACAGTGTCTGGCCGGTATGGCATTTTCCAATGCACTGCTTGGAATCGTTCATTCGATGGCTCACAAGACGGGTGCTGCATTTGCAGATTACGGCGCACATATCATTCATGGTGCAGCAAACGCCATGTATCTGCCGAAGGTCATCGCATTCAACGCCAAGGATGAGACTGCGAAAAAGCGCTACGGCGAGATCACAGATTTTATGGGACTGGGCGGAGATACGCTGGATGAGAAAGTGGCGCTCCTCATTACATATCTGCGCGGCATGAATGATGATCTTAAGATTCCGCACTGTATCAAGAATTACGGCGCGGACAGCTATCCGACCGAGCAGGGATTCGTGCCGGAGGAAGTATTCTTGGAGAGACTGCCGGAGATTGCAGCAAATGCAATTCTGGATGCCTGCACGGGATCGAATCCGCGTCAGCCGAGCCAGGAGGAGATGGAAAAACTGTTGAAGTGTTGCTACTACGATACAGAGGTAGATTTCTAG
- the spoVAD gene encoding stage V sporulation protein AD, with translation MEIQVGKQSLAFAEAPYIISSASIVGKKEGEGPLGNRFDVVGEDDKFGQNTWEEAESTLQKEAFTLAVGKAGLKTEDIRYLFSGDLLGQNIATSFGLMDYQVPLFGLYGACSTCGEALSLGAMCVAAGYADYVVAMTSSHFASAEKQFRFPLEYANQRPKSATWTVTGSGAYVLGKKRSKARITGITTGKIVDYGIKDSMNMGAAMAPAASDVICRHLSDFGRNVTDYDKIITGDLGKVGQEILWDLTRAGGYDISSIHTDCGIEIYDADKQGTGAGGSGCGCAAVTLSAHFMRQIEEGKWKRILFVPTGALLSTVSFNEGMTVPGIAHAVVIEHAG, from the coding sequence ATGGAGATACAGGTCGGGAAGCAGAGCCTCGCGTTTGCGGAGGCTCCTTACATCATAAGCAGTGCGAGTATTGTGGGGAAAAAAGAGGGCGAAGGACCGCTCGGGAACCGCTTCGACGTGGTGGGCGAGGACGACAAGTTCGGACAGAACACCTGGGAGGAGGCGGAGAGTACCCTGCAGAAGGAAGCATTTACGCTGGCGGTCGGAAAGGCAGGCTTGAAAACCGAGGACATCCGTTATCTGTTTTCGGGGGATCTGCTCGGGCAGAACATTGCGACATCCTTCGGGCTCATGGACTATCAGGTGCCGCTGTTCGGACTTTATGGAGCGTGCAGTACCTGTGGCGAAGCGCTCTCATTGGGCGCGATGTGCGTGGCGGCGGGGTATGCGGATTATGTTGTGGCGATGACGTCGAGCCATTTTGCCAGCGCGGAAAAGCAGTTCCGTTTTCCACTGGAATATGCCAACCAGCGCCCGAAATCGGCGACGTGGACGGTCACTGGAAGTGGCGCCTATGTGCTCGGGAAAAAAAGAAGCAAGGCGCGCATCACGGGGATCACGACCGGCAAGATCGTCGATTACGGCATCAAGGATTCGATGAATATGGGAGCGGCCATGGCACCTGCCGCCAGTGACGTGATCTGCCGCCATCTGTCGGATTTCGGAAGAAACGTGACGGATTACGATAAGATCATTACCGGCGATCTCGGAAAAGTCGGGCAGGAGATTCTCTGGGATCTGACGAGAGCCGGAGGGTATGACATCAGCAGCATCCACACCGACTGCGGGATTGAGATCTACGATGCAGACAAACAGGGAACGGGTGCCGGCGGTTCCGGCTGCGGGTGTGCGGCAGTGACGCTCTCGGCACATTTTATGCGGCAGATCGAGGAAGGAAAATGGAAAAGAATCCTGTTTGTCCCGACGGGAGCGCTGCTCTCGACCGTTTCCTTTAATGAGGGAATGACAGTGCCGGGAATTGCGCATGCGGTCGTCATTGAGCATGCAGGATAG
- the spoVAE gene encoding stage V sporulation protein AE, whose protein sequence is MDYVNAFWVGGLICALVQILMEKTKMLPGRIMVLLVCLGTLLGAIQIYEPFVEFAGAGASVPLLGFGNVLWKGVKEAVDQYGFLGIFMGGFQASAVGISAALVFGYLASLIFQPKMKK, encoded by the coding sequence ATGGATTATGTCAATGCATTCTGGGTTGGCGGGCTGATCTGCGCGCTGGTGCAAATTTTAATGGAAAAAACAAAAATGCTTCCGGGGCGCATCATGGTGCTTCTGGTGTGTCTTGGCACACTGCTTGGAGCGATACAGATCTATGAACCGTTTGTGGAATTTGCGGGGGCAGGTGCCAGCGTGCCGTTGCTCGGATTTGGAAATGTATTGTGGAAGGGCGTGAAAGAGGCGGTGGATCAATATGGCTTTCTTGGAATTTTCATGGGAGGCTTTCAGGCAAGCGCGGTGGGCATATCGGCGGCGTTGGTGTTTGGCTATCTGGCAAGCCTGATTTTCCAGCCGAAAATGAAGAAATAA
- a CDS encoding Hpt domain-containing protein, translating into MDENALRAAGIDYDAALARFMGKQAIYEKYLRKLPEDAHMDAAWAALEQQDEAELLEQVHAIKGLTGTLGITGLFEQSAAIVALLRAGTREELQEKMTSLKQEWDRVCETIRQA; encoded by the coding sequence ATGGATGAGAACGCACTGCGCGCGGCCGGAATCGATTATGATGCCGCATTGGCACGGTTTATGGGAAAGCAGGCGATTTATGAAAAATATCTGCGAAAGCTGCCGGAGGATGCACATATGGATGCGGCGTGGGCGGCATTGGAGCAGCAGGATGAAGCGGAGCTGTTGGAGCAGGTGCATGCCATAAAAGGACTGACCGGAACGCTGGGGATTACGGGACTTTTTGAGCAGAGCGCGGCGATTGTTGCGCTCTTACGTGCAGGAACGCGCGAAGAGCTGCAAGAGAAAATGACGTCATTAAAACAGGAGTGGGACCGCGTCTGTGAGACAATCCGACAGGCGTAA
- a CDS encoding GntR family transcriptional regulator, producing MNGTRHTGTSVAVYKDLKEQILHLELPPGSAISEIDTAAAFHVSRTPVRDAFKMLEREGLLEVRPHIGTFVSLIDLNMISDILYLRETLEQAVLRDLTAGYDKSQEFRIRLLLQRQCELLEQDLPAEELGRAFIINDNEFHTTLYELAGKRTVMDFLTGVSSQYERFRTFLNLGDRDNLLRLYNDHIKIWSCISSRDYEGLSDVVSHHIYDGFNASTEIISRHPDYFCPFH from the coding sequence ATGAACGGAACCAGACATACCGGCACATCCGTTGCCGTTTATAAAGATTTAAAAGAACAGATTCTTCATCTGGAGCTTCCGCCGGGATCTGCCATCAGCGAGATCGACACGGCCGCCGCATTCCATGTATCGCGCACCCCGGTGCGGGATGCTTTTAAAATGCTTGAGCGCGAGGGGCTTCTGGAGGTCCGCCCGCACATCGGTACATTCGTCTCCCTGATCGACCTCAACATGATCTCCGACATTCTCTATCTGAGGGAGACCTTAGAGCAGGCGGTGTTAAGAGATCTGACCGCAGGGTACGACAAATCCCAGGAATTCCGCATCCGCCTGCTGTTGCAGCGCCAATGCGAACTTCTGGAACAGGATCTGCCCGCCGAGGAACTCGGCCGGGCCTTCATCATTAACGACAACGAGTTCCACACAACGCTCTACGAGCTCGCCGGGAAACGTACCGTCATGGATTTTCTGACCGGAGTGAGCTCCCAGTACGAGCGCTTCCGCACCTTTTTGAATCTGGGCGACCGCGACAATCTACTGCGGCTGTACAACGACCATATCAAAATCTGGTCGTGTATCTCCTCGCGGGATTATGAGGGGCTCTCGGATGTAGTTTCCCATCACATCTACGACGGCTTCAATGCAAGCACCGAGATCATCTCCAGGCATCCGGACTATTTCTGTCCGTTTCACTAG
- the uxuA gene encoding mannonate dehydratase has protein sequence MKLSFRWYGPDDKVTLENIRQIPGMHSIVTAVYDVPVGEVWSEESIAALKKQVEDAGLHFEVIESIPVHEDIKLGKPSRDRYIENYCENIRRVAKAGVKCICYNFMPVFDWTRTQLDHVLPDGSTSLVYYQEQVDAVNPLQSDSDLTLPGWDASYTREELKQVVAEYNAMSEDDLWNNLKYFLERVIPVAAECDVNMAIHEDDPCWSIFGLPRIITCEKNIDRFLGLVDDPHNGITLCTGSLGCSNKNDVVKMAAKYAAMGRIHFAHLRNVAVLENGFEERAHLSSCGSLDMYAIVKALHDNGFTGYVRPDHGRMIWGETGRPGYGLYDRALGATYINGLFEAVEKASK, from the coding sequence ATGAAATTATCATTTCGCTGGTATGGACCAGATGACAAGGTGACACTGGAGAACATCCGTCAGATCCCGGGAATGCACTCGATCGTAACGGCTGTGTATGACGTTCCGGTCGGAGAGGTGTGGAGCGAGGAGAGCATCGCAGCACTGAAAAAGCAGGTGGAGGATGCCGGACTTCATTTTGAGGTTATCGAGAGTATTCCGGTACATGAGGACATCAAGCTTGGCAAGCCGAGCCGCGACCGCTACATCGAGAACTACTGCGAGAACATCAGACGTGTGGCAAAAGCCGGAGTGAAGTGCATCTGCTACAATTTCATGCCGGTATTTGACTGGACGAGAACACAGCTTGACCACGTGCTGCCGGACGGTTCGACCTCCCTGGTATATTATCAGGAGCAGGTGGATGCTGTGAATCCGCTGCAGAGTGACAGCGATCTGACACTTCCGGGCTGGGATGCAAGCTACACCAGAGAAGAGTTAAAGCAGGTGGTTGCAGAGTACAACGCAATGTCTGAGGATGATCTTTGGAACAATCTGAAGTATTTCCTGGAGAGAGTGATTCCGGTTGCAGCGGAGTGCGACGTCAACATGGCAATCCACGAGGACGATCCGTGCTGGAGCATTTTCGGACTTCCGCGCATCATCACCTGCGAGAAAAACATTGATCGTTTCCTCGGTCTTGTGGATGATCCGCACAACGGCATCACACTGTGCACCGGCTCCCTCGGCTGCTCGAACAAGAACGATGTGGTGAAGATGGCGGCAAAATATGCGGCAATGGGAAGAATTCATTTTGCACATCTGCGCAACGTTGCAGTGCTTGAGAATGGTTTTGAGGAGCGTGCACATCTCTCCAGCTGTGGCTCTCTGGATATGTATGCGATTGTGAAAGCGCTGCATGACAATGGATTTACCGGATATGTGAGACCGGATCACGGAAGAATGATCTGGGGAGAGACCGGAAGACCGGGCTACGGACTCTATGACCGTGCGCTTGGAGCAACCTATATCAACGGATTATTTGAGGCTGTGGAGAAGGCTTCAAAGTAA
- a CDS encoding SDR family oxidoreductase, which produces MKLPFQIDLTGKVVVVTGAGGVICSVLAEAMAMTGAKVALLDLNEDAAKKHADDITAKGYIAKGYKCNVLEKASVQAARDQIAADFGTCDILINGAGGNNPKATTDDEYFVPEDLGQMKTFFDLDADGVSFVFSLNFMGTLIPTQVFALDMVNKKGASIINISSMNAYTPLTKIPAYSGAKAAISNFTEWLAVHFSKVGIRCNAIAPGFFSTQQNAKLLFNEDGTPTARTGKILNNTPMDRFGEVEELIGSVLFLACEEASGFVNGACIPIDGAFAAYSGV; this is translated from the coding sequence ATGAAGTTACCATTTCAGATTGATCTGACAGGCAAGGTGGTTGTTGTGACAGGTGCGGGCGGAGTCATCTGCTCCGTGCTTGCGGAGGCAATGGCAATGACCGGCGCAAAGGTAGCGCTGCTCGACTTAAATGAGGATGCGGCAAAAAAGCATGCGGATGACATTACGGCAAAGGGCTATATTGCAAAGGGATACAAGTGCAACGTGCTTGAGAAAGCGAGCGTACAGGCGGCGAGAGACCAGATCGCTGCGGACTTCGGAACCTGCGATATCTTAATCAACGGTGCCGGCGGCAACAACCCGAAAGCGACGACCGACGACGAGTATTTTGTGCCGGAGGATCTCGGACAGATGAAGACATTCTTTGACCTGGATGCGGACGGTGTCTCTTTTGTATTCAGCCTGAACTTCATGGGTACCCTGATTCCGACACAGGTATTTGCGCTTGATATGGTCAACAAAAAAGGTGCGAGCATCATCAACATTTCCTCGATGAACGCTTACACACCGTTGACGAAGATTCCGGCATACTCCGGTGCAAAAGCGGCAATTTCCAACTTTACCGAATGGCTTGCAGTGCATTTTTCCAAGGTGGGTATCCGCTGCAACGCGATCGCACCGGGATTTTTCTCCACACAGCAGAATGCAAAGCTTCTGTTCAATGAGGATGGGACACCGACAGCCAGAACCGGCAAGATTTTAAACAATACGCCGATGGATCGTTTTGGTGAGGTGGAGGAACTGATCGGTTCCGTCCTGTTCCTGGCATGTGAGGAGGCAAGCGGATTTGTCAATGGCGCATGTATTCCGATCGACGGAGCATTTGCGGCATACTCCGGCGTATAA
- a CDS encoding HAD family hydrolase: MGYFDFQKKSDCIVCIDSDGCAMDTMEVKHRTCFGPQWIKTFGLTEHEAECMELWLSINLYSITRGINRFKGLALALAEVEKRGLGNIEGLAEYEAWTKEAKELSNPALLAVTQKSDNPCFEKALLWSIRTNRAIHALPAEDRPFPNVKSAMDAMAKQADLAAVSSANREAVEAEWGRHHLAEDCSTLLTQEAGTKAFCIGELRKMGYEPGRILMVGDAPGDRDAAEKNGVRFYPILVGHEGESWKRLLEEAFPKLLAGSFDAEYQKELNQAFEQNLGVHADSE; the protein is encoded by the coding sequence ATGGGGTATTTTGATTTTCAGAAAAAAAGTGATTGTATCGTGTGCATTGACAGCGACGGCTGTGCGATGGACACGATGGAGGTAAAGCACAGAACCTGCTTCGGACCGCAGTGGATCAAAACATTCGGACTGACGGAGCATGAAGCGGAGTGCATGGAGCTTTGGCTTTCTATCAACCTCTACTCCATCACGCGCGGTATCAACCGGTTTAAGGGACTGGCGCTGGCGCTCGCGGAGGTGGAGAAGAGAGGTCTCGGTAACATCGAGGGACTTGCGGAGTATGAGGCATGGACAAAAGAGGCGAAGGAGCTCTCCAACCCGGCGCTGCTTGCGGTGACGCAGAAGAGTGATAACCCGTGTTTTGAAAAAGCGCTGCTCTGGAGCATCCGCACCAACCGCGCGATCCATGCGCTTCCGGCAGAGGACCGGCCGTTTCCGAATGTGAAGTCTGCGATGGATGCGATGGCAAAACAGGCGGATCTGGCGGCGGTGTCGTCCGCGAACCGGGAGGCGGTCGAGGCGGAATGGGGCAGACATCATCTTGCCGAAGACTGCAGTACGCTTCTGACGCAGGAGGCGGGAACCAAGGCTTTCTGCATCGGTGAATTGAGAAAAATGGGGTATGAGCCCGGGCGGATTCTGATGGTCGGCGATGCACCGGGAGACCGGGACGCGGCAGAGAAAAACGGCGTCCGGTTCTATCCGATTCTGGTCGGACATGAGGGGGAGAGCTGGAAACGTCTTTTAGAGGAAGCGTTTCCAAAACTTCTTGCGGGAAGCTTTGATGCGGAATATCAAAAGGAACTGAATCAGGCATTCGAGCAGAATCTCGGTGTTCATGCCGATTCGGAGTGA